ATTCACTTTTTACAAGCCCTTTTGCCAAGGATAGACCGATATTGCCACTTCCGATAATAGTGACCTTTTTCATAGTTGGGTTTAGATTAGATTACATGATTACTTTAATGTCAAGCAGGTACCAAACTGCCCTTGTTGGAACAAGTGCAAATTATTTGCATGACCAATATATACCTCTTGAACACCTTTATTTATTGCATTAAATGCATTTTGTAGTTTCGGAATCATACCATCATTGACAATTCCCGATTCTTTGAGATATTCAAATTCTTCGGATTTAATCGTTGGTATAACCGAATTTTCATCTGTCACATCGCGTAATACACCATTCTTCTCGAAACAATACACCAATGATGTTTCATATAAAGACGCCAGAGAGACAGCTAACGATGAGGCAATGGTATCTGCATTGGTGTTAAGCAGCTGTCCTAAACCATTATGAGTGATGGCAGAGAACACAGGAATAAAACCTGCTTCCAGGAATTTTTTTATCGCCAGTGTATTCACAGAATCATGCAATAAATCTCCTACAAAACCATAGTCAATATCCTTGACAGGGCGTTTTATAGCCTTTATCACATCGCCATCAGCACCTGTTAAACCTACAGCATCACATTTTAATTTTTGTAATTTGGCAACGATGGTTTTATTTGTTAATCCAGCATATACCATCGTGACTATACGAAGCATATCTTCGTCCGTCACTCTACGGCCTTCAACCATTTGAGCTTGTACACCAAGCTCGCTTGCCAAACGTGTTGCAATTTTACCACCGCCATGCACTAGGATCTTCTTCCCAGACAATGCAGAAAATTTCTCTAAAAAAGAATCCAACAGACTCTCATCATCGATAATATTTCCGCCAATTTTTATAATATTTAATACACTATTAGCCATTACGCAACTTTTCCCAAATAAAAATAGTTTCTCAATAATCAAAAGATCGGTCTTAGACTAGATCTTCCAGCATTCGTTTTAAAACAACCTGAGCTGCCCAGACACGATTACTTGCCTCTTTAATAACCAACGAGTTCGGTCCATCCAAGATTTCAGATGACAACTCCAGATCCCGTCTTACAGGCAAACAATGCATGACCTTCGCATCATTTGTCAAAGACAGTTTTTCATTGTCCATCATCCAATCCTCATCTACTGTATATACCTCACCATATTCCTGATAGGATGACCAGTTTTTCACATAAACAAAATCAGCGTCTTTCAGGCTTTCATTTAAATTCGTTGAAATCGTAGCTCCATTCGTAAAATCCTTGCTCAGTTCATACCCCATAGGTTGTGCAATCGTAAACTCTACAAGCCCCTCTTCCTGTGCCTTACACATCCACTCTGCAAAAGAATTCGGCACAGCTTGTGGTAAAGCTTTCACATGCGGAGCCCAAGCCAATACAACCTTTGGTTTCGCCGTATTCTTATGCTCGGTAATGGTAATGATATCCGTCAAACTCTGTAATGGATGACGTGTGGCACTTTCCAAAGAAACAACAGGGACACCACAATATTTAATAAATTTATTGAATAGATCCTCGCTGTAGTCCTCTTCTCGGTCCTTTAGCTTCGGAAAAGATCGTAATCCGAGTATATCGCAATATTCGCCCATGACCGCTGCTGCTTCGCGGATATGCTCAACAGTACTGCCATTCATCACGACACCATCCTGTGTTTCTAATGCCCAACCATCCTTGTCCATGTTCATGACCATCACATTCATCCCCAAGTTCATTGCTGCTTTTTGGGTACTCAGACGAGTACGCAAGCTAGGGTTCAAAAACACAAGACCCAAGGTCTTATGTTTACCAAGATCTTGATTATCATAAGGTGCCGCTTTTAGAGCTAACGCCTCATGGACAACGTCTGCTACACTAGATACGTCTTTTACAGAGAAAAACTTTTTCATCTATATAAATCATTTATGGGGGTATTTTCTATGGCACAACCCACTGTGCTACCCGCTTTGTTTATTTATGCTGATGGAACAATTCAAATTGACCTTTCGTGATATCGCGAGGCCCATCATGATTATTTCATCTATTATCTTTTAAGCGACTACAACCGCTTTTATATGTTCTTTTAATGCCAACAAAAATTGATCAGCATGTTCTTTGGTAATATTCAATGCTGGAAGTAATCGAATAACATTCGGTTTAGCCTCCCCGGTAAAAATACGATTCTTTAACAAAAGATCTTTCTTT
The window above is part of the Sphingobacterium sp. ML3W genome. Proteins encoded here:
- a CDS encoding acetylornithine carbamoyltransferase, translated to MKKFFSVKDVSSVADVVHEALALKAAPYDNQDLGKHKTLGLVFLNPSLRTRLSTQKAAMNLGMNVMVMNMDKDGWALETQDGVVMNGSTVEHIREAAAVMGEYCDILGLRSFPKLKDREEDYSEDLFNKFIKYCGVPVVSLESATRHPLQSLTDIITITEHKNTAKPKVVLAWAPHVKALPQAVPNSFAEWMCKAQEEGLVEFTIAQPMGYELSKDFTNGATISTNLNESLKDADFVYVKNWSSYQEYGEVYTVDEDWMMDNEKLSLTNDAKVMHCLPVRRDLELSSEILDGPNSLVIKEASNRVWAAQVVLKRMLEDLV
- the argB gene encoding acetylglutamate kinase encodes the protein MANSVLNIIKIGGNIIDDESLLDSFLEKFSALSGKKILVHGGGKIATRLASELGVQAQMVEGRRVTDEDMLRIVTMVYAGLTNKTIVAKLQKLKCDAVGLTGADGDVIKAIKRPVKDIDYGFVGDLLHDSVNTLAIKKFLEAGFIPVFSAITHNGLGQLLNTNADTIASSLAVSLASLYETSLVYCFEKNGVLRDVTDENSVIPTIKSEEFEYLKESGIVNDGMIPKLQNAFNAINKGVQEVYIGHANNLHLFQQGQFGTCLTLK